In [Mycobacterium] stephanolepidis, the genomic window GTATGACCCAAAAGACGTCCGCAATATCGTGTTGACACACCTGGACTATGACCACACGGGCGGCCTTGCAGACTTCCCCTGGGCAACGGTCCACATACACGGTCCCGAGTACCGGGCCGGCGCCCAGCCCACCACATTCGAACGCCTCCGCTATCGGTCCGAACAGCTGTGGGCGCACGGACCGCGATGGCAGGTCAATGAACTTGGAGAGAGCGGCGACCGGTGGTTCGGATTCCGGGCAGTCCGTGACCTGCCCGGACTGCCGCCGACGATTCTAGTAATCCCGTTGGCGGGTCATACCCGTGGCCACGTCGGCGTGGCGGTCGACACCGGGACGGGTTGGCTCCTGCACGCCGGAGACTCTTACGTTGTCCCACATGCCGTTTCAGGCGGACTGACCGGCCTCGCCGGCCGTGGCTTGAATCTGCTGTATGGCCACCCAAGCCTGCCGTATGCCCAGCTAGTGAACACGAATCGGCTCGCTGACATCGTCGCACACCACCATGATGAGGTCACCGTATTCTGCAGTCACGATGAGACGGCATTCGTTAAGCTCGCGCAAGCCGTTTCCGCCTAATGGAGTTACCATTCGATTCCAGTGCCGGCGTGCAGATCATTCGCACATACACGCAGGAGCTGGCTCGGTGGTGCTGTTTAGCGTCAGTGCAGCAGCAAGTACGCGTGCGCCGTGCGGGTCCATAGGGTCGATGTCGGTTATGTCTCGGATTCGACCCAAGCGGTACGTCAACGTATTTGGGTGTATGAAAAGTTCTGCGGCAGCGGCTTTTCGGGCCGATCCATGCCGAAGGTGCACTTTCAAAGCCTCGAGAAGCATGGGGTGACGCTGTAGTGGCACTACGCATTGCGCGAGGAGGTCGCGCGCCGGGCTAGGACGGGTGATCTGGTACTCCAGCAGGACATCTTCCAGTTGATAGAGCCCCGGGACCCTACCTACTTGCCTTGCAAGACGGGCAATTTCAGTGGCTTCAGCCGCGGCTGCGGGAATCGCCGACGGCTGAGTCGAGGGACGGGTCGCAGCGTAGATGGGCACCCCCAATCGCTCGCTGAGTGCGGCCACAATTGCGGCGTCGGCGCCGTGCGCGGCACCAGATATGTTCATCGCCGAAGGGAGGAGGACGATTCCACTGCACCCGTCAAACGTGTTAAGGACAAGATTTGGCCCAAAGTCGTAGAGGATGCGCTGCGCATACCGCATCCTGCGCCAAGTAGTCAGCTGGTCCTGAGCTGATTGCGGCCCGGCCCTGCTGTCCACATGCACGGCGATCACATTGTAGTGGTCGCAAAGGTCAAGGTTGCCCTCGCGGGCAACGTTCATCGCGTTGGCTTTGCCGGAAACCAACGCGGCGCATAACCTTCCTGACCATCTGCGTTCAACGTATCCCCCGGCAGTCGAATTCTGATATGCCTCGGAAACCATCACAGTGACGGTGCCCGCCAGCTCCGCGAGATACATTCCGAGCGAGGCTAATGATGCGGCGTCGCTATCCGATGAGTACTCCGCGACAAACTCCCATAACCGACGGATACCACCATGCATTGCGGTGATCAAGAATGGCAGCGGAATCTCGCCTTCAGTGCTGAGTTCAACGAGCGGTGTCATGAACATGGACACTTCAGAACGGCTTAGCAAGCGGCCTGAGGCAAACGCACTGAGCAGGGAGGTAATCGCCTGCTTGAGGATTGGGCCAATTTCGTCTTCGAAGTATTCGGCGGATATGTCACCGCGCCAGGGCACAGACTCCACCCCTGCCGCCAACACGCCTGACGTCACTTCACTGAGTCGGGACATGAGCGCCTTCACAACACGCGAGTCCGCCTGGATCGTCGATGGACGACTATCAGTAGTCCCCGGTGGTCGATGACGGGCATCCACGCCTTACCCCTGTGAGAATTTCGCAACTCTTGTGTTTCTCATCAACGGAGATAAGAACTATCGCTCGCTGATCGTGATCCGAACCCCTATTCACGTTGTGAAGCACACCGGAAACAGAGTCCGACAAGAGACCAAGTTACCCCAGAGTAACAAGCTCATCAGCGTTACCAGAA contains:
- a CDS encoding MBL fold metallo-hydrolase; translated protein: MKVHHLNCGTMAGAVDHCLLVELPEGELLLVDSGFGLDCIRRPELLGWTRHLIRPVLRESETAIRQITALGYDPKDVRNIVLTHLDYDHTGGLADFPWATVHIHGPEYRAGAQPTTFERLRYRSEQLWAHGPRWQVNELGESGDRWFGFRAVRDLPGLPPTILVIPLAGHTRGHVGVAVDTGTGWLLHAGDSYVVPHAVSGGLTGLAGRGLNLLYGHPSLPYAQLVNTNRLADIVAHHHDEVTVFCSHDETAFVKLAQAVSA
- a CDS encoding PucR family transcriptional regulator; its protein translation is MSRLSEVTSGVLAAGVESVPWRGDISAEYFEDEIGPILKQAITSLLSAFASGRLLSRSEVSMFMTPLVELSTEGEIPLPFLITAMHGGIRRLWEFVAEYSSDSDAASLASLGMYLAELAGTVTVMVSEAYQNSTAGGYVERRWSGRLCAALVSGKANAMNVAREGNLDLCDHYNVIAVHVDSRAGPQSAQDQLTTWRRMRYAQRILYDFGPNLVLNTFDGCSGIVLLPSAMNISGAAHGADAAIVAALSERLGVPIYAATRPSTQPSAIPAAAAEATEIARLARQVGRVPGLYQLEDVLLEYQITRPSPARDLLAQCVVPLQRHPMLLEALKVHLRHGSARKAAAAELFIHPNTLTYRLGRIRDITDIDPMDPHGARVLAAALTLNSTTEPAPACMCE